In Coleofasciculus chthonoplastes PCC 7420, the following proteins share a genomic window:
- a CDS encoding CHAT domain-containing tetratricopeptide repeat protein — protein LGEKQQALEYYQQALPLSQAVSDRALEATTLTSIGLVYSDLGEKQRALEYYQQALPLFQAVGDRAGEARTLNNIGLVYSDLGEKQQALDYYQQALPLSQAVGDRATEAKTLNNIGGVYHELGEKQQALEYYQQALPLSQAVGDRAQAARTLNNIGLVYSDLGEKQQALEYYQQALPLSQAVGDRAGEATTLNNIGNVYSELGEKQQALEYYQQALPLSRAVGNRAQEAATLNNIGDVYHELGEKQQALEYYQQALPLSRAVGNRAGEARTLNNIGGVYSGLGEKQQALDYYQQALPLSQDVGDRGGEAATLNNIGAVYDDLGEKQQALEYYQQALPLSQAVGDRAGEAINLNNIGSVYSDLGEQQQALEYLQQALTLSQAVGDRTREAATLSNIAFVERSRGNLQQALTQMQASIEIIEDLRTKIVSPELRQTYFATVQNEYQFYIDLLMQLHQQNPDQGYDKLAFHASERSRARTLLELLTEANANIREGVDPDLLQQEQTLNAKLDATEKQRIEIYSNPDSTPAQQTAIEQQRQQLLASYQQLQDQIRATSPKYAALKYPQPLTLEQVQQQILDEDTLLLQYSLGDENSYLWAVTKDGFTSYQLPPRDEIETFALRFYNLLQIPGYEIGNPRGIAKVVPRDNVNSVAQLSELLFGQVAEQLTKKRILVVADGALQYIPFAALATPETADTDTPIPLINQYELVNLPSSSTLAIIRDQINGRQEAPQQLAILADPVFMDNDNRLKNSSNRGTELDLNQLFLNRSVRVSDIELNRLPGTRTEAEAILNLVASATQVNAFDFDANRDFIDNPQLQNYQIIHLATHGILNSEAPELSGVVLSLVDKQGNPKNGFLRLHDIFNLNLPAELVVLSACQTGLGEEIRGEGLVGLTRGFMYAGAPRLVVSLWNVDDAATAEFMTRFYQLMLDDGLKPAQALRETQLQMQRDTQWKSPYYWAAFTLQGEWD, from the coding sequence TTTAGGAGAGAAACAACAGGCATTAGAGTACTATCAACAGGCTTTACCCCTATCTCAGGCTGTGAGTGATCGCGCCCTTGAAGCAACAACCCTGACTAGTATTGGTCTTGTCTATTCTGACTTAGGAGAGAAGCAACGGGCATTAGAGTACTACCAACAGGCTTTACCCTTATTTCAGGCTGTGGGCGATCGCGCTGGGGAAGCAAGAACTCTGAATAATATTGGTCTTGTCTATTCAGATTTAGGAGAGAAACAACAGGCGTTAGATTACTATCAACAAGCTTTACCTTTATCCCAAGCTGTAGGCGATCGCGCCACAGAAGCAAAAACTCTGAATAATATTGGTGGTGTCTATCATGAATTAGGAGAGAAGCAACAGGCATTAGAGTACTACCAACAGGCTTTACCCTTATCCCAAGCTGTAGGCGATCGCGCCCAAGCAGCAAGAACCCTGAATAATATTGGTCTTGTTTATTCAGATTTAGGAGAGAAGCAACAGGCGTTAGAGTACTATCAACAAGCTTTACCTTTATCCCAAGCTGTAGGTGATCGCGCCGGGGAAGCAACAACCCTGAATAATATTGGCAATGTCTATTCTGAATTAGGAGAAAAACAACAGGCATTAGAGTACTACCAACAGGCTTTACCTTTAAGTCGGGCTGTGGGCAATCGCGCCCAAGAAGCAGCAACCCTGAATAATATTGGCGATGTCTATCATGAGTTAGGAGAAAAACAACAGGCATTAGAGTACTACCAACAGGCTTTACCTTTAAGTCGGGCTGTGGGCAATCGCGCCGGGGAAGCAAGAACGCTGAATAATATTGGTGGTGTCTATTCAGGTTTAGGAGAGAAACAACAGGCGTTAGATTACTATCAACAAGCTTTACCTTTATCCCAGGATGTAGGCGATCGCGGCGGGGAAGCAGCAACCCTGAATAATATTGGTGCTGTCTATGATGACTTAGGAGAAAAACAACAGGCATTAGAGTACTACCAACAGGCTTTACCTTTATCCCAGGCTGTGGGCGATCGCGCCGGGGAAGCAATAAATCTGAATAATATTGGTAGTGTCTATTCTGATTTGGGAGAGCAACAACAGGCGTTAGAGTATTTACAACAGGCTTTAACCTTATCCCAGGCTGTAGGCGATCGCACCAGGGAAGCAGCAACCCTCTCCAATATCGCCTTTGTAGAAAGAAGCCGAGGAAATCTCCAACAAGCGTTAACTCAAATGCAAGCTTCGATTGAGATTATTGAAGATTTGCGGACTAAAATAGTTAGTCCTGAATTACGCCAAACCTATTTCGCAACGGTACAAAATGAATACCAATTCTACATTGACCTGCTGATGCAACTGCATCAACAAAACCCGGATCAAGGCTACGATAAACTAGCCTTCCACGCCAGTGAACGTTCTCGCGCCAGAACCCTATTAGAATTACTCACCGAAGCCAATGCTAATATTCGAGAAGGTGTCGATCCTGACTTACTTCAACAAGAACAAACCTTAAACGCCAAACTCGATGCAACCGAAAAACAACGGATTGAAATATATAGTAATCCTGACTCTACCCCAGCCCAACAAACCGCCATTGAACAACAACGACAACAACTTTTAGCCTCCTATCAACAACTGCAAGACCAAATCCGGGCGACAAGTCCTAAATACGCTGCGCTGAAATATCCCCAACCGCTAACCCTTGAACAAGTTCAACAACAGATTCTGGATGAGGATACTCTGTTATTACAGTATTCATTAGGAGACGAAAATAGTTATCTGTGGGCAGTCACCAAAGATGGCTTTACCAGTTATCAACTCCCCCCCAGAGATGAAATCGAAACCTTCGCCCTCCGCTTCTATAACCTGTTACAAATTCCCGGTTATGAAATTGGCAATCCCAGAGGCATTGCTAAAGTTGTTCCCCGTGATAATGTAAATTCCGTGGCACAACTGAGTGAACTCCTCTTCGGACAAGTGGCTGAACAACTCACGAAAAAACGCATCCTGGTTGTCGCGGATGGGGCATTACAATACATTCCCTTTGCTGCTTTAGCCACTCCCGAAACTGCTGATACCGATACTCCTATCCCCCTAATCAATCAATACGAACTGGTCAACTTACCCTCCAGTTCCACTTTAGCGATTATTCGTGACCAAATCAACGGACGCCAAGAAGCACCCCAACAATTAGCAATTCTGGCTGATCCCGTTTTTATGGATAATGATAACCGCCTCAAAAATTCATCAAACCGAGGCACAGAACTGGATTTAAACCAACTCTTCCTCAACCGTTCTGTTCGCGTATCTGACATTGAATTAAATCGCCTCCCCGGAACGCGCACGGAAGCGGAAGCCATTCTCAATTTAGTCGCATCAGCCACCCAAGTTAACGCCTTTGACTTTGATGCCAATCGCGATTTTATCGACAATCCCCAACTGCAAAATTATCAAATCATTCATTTAGCCACCCACGGAATTCTCAATAGTGAAGCGCCCGAATTATCGGGTGTGGTGTTATCCTTAGTGGATAAACAAGGGAATCCCAAAAATGGCTTCTTACGCCTCCATGATATCTTTAACCTAAATCTGCCAGCAGAATTAGTGGTATTAAGTGCCTGTCAAACGGGATTAGGAGAAGAAATTCGAGGCGAAGGATTAGTGGGTTTGACGCGAGGGTTTATGTATGCGGGGGCACCGCGTTTAGTGGTGAGTTTGTGGAATGTGGATGATGCAGCAACGGCGGAGTTTATGACCCG